A single region of the Neisseriaceae bacterium genome encodes:
- a CDS encoding AAA family ATPase: MSCHIIAITNQKGGVGKTTTTVNLAASLARMGKDVLVVDLDPQGNATTGSGVDKNSLELGVYNILFDESIVENAILHSKGADFDVLGSNRSLVGAEIELVQELAREMKLKIALNTVREKYDYILIDSPPTLTLLTINSLVAADFILVPMICEYYALEGISDLIATINKIKKSKINPSLEIIGLVRTMFDSRSNLSKEVSSQLEKYFQSDLFKTTIPRNIKLAEAPSHGLPVITYDEHSKGAKSYLELARELNEKIKKFG, translated from the coding sequence ATGAGTTGTCATATTATTGCTATTACTAATCAAAAGGGTGGAGTAGGTAAAACTACTACTACGGTCAATTTGGCAGCCTCGTTAGCTAGAATGGGAAAAGATGTTTTAGTAGTAGATTTAGACCCTCAGGGAAATGCAACGACAGGTAGTGGTGTGGATAAAAATTCACTTGAACTCGGTGTGTACAATATTTTATTTGATGAATCTATTGTAGAAAATGCAATTTTACATTCTAAAGGAGCAGATTTTGATGTTTTAGGCTCTAATCGTTCTTTAGTCGGTGCTGAGATTGAGTTGGTACAAGAGTTAGCTCGAGAAATGAAATTAAAAATTGCGTTAAATACAGTTCGAGAAAAATATGATTATATACTGATTGACTCTCCCCCTACCTTAACACTTCTGACTATTAATTCTTTAGTGGCGGCTGATTTTATATTAGTTCCAATGATTTGCGAGTATTATGCGTTGGAAGGTATTTCTGATTTGATAGCAACTATTAATAAGATTAAAAAATCTAAGATTAATCCCTCCTTAGAAATTATAGGTTTGGTTCGAACAATGTTTGATTCTCGTAGTAATTTATCAAAAGAGGTTTCTAGTCAACTAGAAAAATATTTTCAATCAGATTTGTTTAAGACGACCATACCTAGAAACATTAAATTAGCAGAAGCACCAAGTCATGGATTGCCAGTTATTACATATGATGAGCATTCTAAAGGTGCGAAAAGCTATTTAGAGTTAGCAAGAGAGTTAAATGAAAAAATCAAAAAATTCGGTTAA
- a CDS encoding F0F1 ATP synthase subunit delta, whose protein sequence is MTELATVARPYAKALYSLAQERNKLESWLKQLSVLSEVSLNPKVQILIESPKFSKNQKIDSFSSIVGKDGLDGMLENFLVILIENNRVQLINAIYELYKEMVLATEGIGQATLYSAYPLSDDEFADLVRSVETHCGAKLATKLVIEPELIGGFKVEFGDQVLDMSVKSELDSLYQTMTS, encoded by the coding sequence ATGACTGAATTAGCGACAGTTGCTAGACCCTATGCTAAAGCTTTGTATAGTTTGGCACAGGAGCGAAATAAATTAGAATCTTGGTTAAAACAGCTATCCGTTTTATCGGAGGTGAGTTTGAATCCTAAAGTTCAAATTTTGATTGAGTCGCCTAAATTTAGTAAGAACCAAAAAATAGATAGTTTTTCTAGTATAGTAGGAAAAGATGGCCTAGATGGAATGCTGGAAAACTTTCTTGTGATTTTAATTGAAAACAATCGAGTTCAGTTGATTAATGCTATTTATGAATTATACAAAGAAATGGTGTTGGCGACAGAGGGAATTGGACAAGCAACGCTATATAGTGCATATCCGCTCTCAGATGATGAATTTGCTGATTTAGTAAGATCAGTTGAAACACATTGTGGAGCTAAATTGGCGACTAAATTGGTGATTGAACCAGAACTTATAGGTGGTTTTAAAGTTGAGTTCGGTGATCAAGTGTTAGATATGTCTGTCAAAAGTGAGTTAGATTCACTTTATCAGACCATGACAAGTTAG
- a CDS encoding ParB/RepB/Spo0J family partition protein, with translation MVKKNTLGRGLDSLLGVSLEASDNVQSVELLNVSDLEPGIYQPRAQMDNKSLQELAESIKEHGIIQPILVRKKKDHSYEIIAGERRWRASQLAGLTEIPAIIREISDEDALAIGLIENIQRQNLNPIEEAQGLLRLKEEFGLTHEKIASAVGRSRSSITNTMRLLNLPEEIQGYLIENKLDMGHARAIITLPVMKQLDLAHKAVKRGWSVREIEKRVNRIGVTQTKKIKDIETQKLEEQLSDYFGIKVDLRENSKLGSGVLSFSFTSYDELDQLLLKMHFKNNNKNF, from the coding sequence ATGGTAAAAAAAAATACTTTAGGTAGGGGACTGGATTCTTTATTGGGAGTTAGTTTAGAGGCGTCGGATAATGTTCAGTCAGTTGAATTATTAAATGTTTCAGACTTAGAGCCGGGTATTTATCAACCTCGAGCACAGATGGATAATAAATCTTTGCAAGAGTTGGCGGAATCGATTAAGGAGCATGGGATTATTCAGCCGATTTTGGTGAGAAAAAAAAAGGATCATAGCTATGAAATAATTGCAGGTGAAAGAAGATGGAGAGCAAGTCAATTGGCGGGGCTAACAGAAATACCAGCAATTATTAGAGAAATTAGTGATGAAGATGCCTTAGCAATTGGATTAATTGAAAATATTCAGAGACAAAATTTAAACCCCATTGAAGAAGCACAAGGGTTGCTCAGGCTTAAGGAAGAGTTTGGTCTAACACATGAAAAAATAGCCAGTGCAGTAGGTCGTTCTCGTAGTAGCATCACTAATACCATGCGCTTGTTAAATTTGCCTGAAGAAATCCAAGGATATTTGATAGAAAATAAATTAGATATGGGGCACGCACGAGCCATCATTACTTTACCAGTTATGAAACAATTGGATTTGGCTCATAAAGCGGTTAAGAGAGGTTGGTCAGTCCGAGAAATTGAGAAAAGAGTTAACCGTATAGGCGTTACTCAAACTAAGAAAATAAAGGATATCGAAACTCAGAAATTAGAAGAGCAATTAAGCGATTATTTTGGTATAAAAGTTGACTTACGAGAAAATTCTAAACTCGGCTCAGGTGTATTATCCTTTAGTTTTACCTCTTATGATGAATTGGATCAATTGCTATTGAAGATGCATTTTAAAAATAATAATAAGAATTTTTAG
- a CDS encoding F0F1 ATP synthase subunit B: MNINVTLIAQAIVFIALVWFTMKFVWPPIAKALDERANTIAEGLAAAERGKSDFEKAELQVAASLAEGRQRVSEMIASADKRAELITESAKQEAQVQANKIIEQAQSQIDQEVNRVKEELRLKVAQLAILGAEKILRREINSENHTDILNTLKQEL; the protein is encoded by the coding sequence GTGAATATAAATGTAACTTTAATTGCACAGGCTATTGTTTTTATTGCGTTAGTTTGGTTTACTATGAAGTTTGTATGGCCTCCGATTGCAAAGGCATTGGACGAGCGTGCTAATACAATTGCTGAGGGGTTGGCTGCTGCAGAGCGTGGTAAGAGTGATTTTGAAAAAGCGGAATTACAAGTTGCAGCGTCTTTGGCAGAGGGTCGTCAGCGAGTTTCAGAAATGATTGCTAGTGCTGATAAGAGGGCTGAGTTAATCACTGAGAGTGCAAAACAAGAGGCTCAAGTTCAAGCTAATAAAATTATTGAACAGGCTCAATCTCAGATTGATCAGGAAGTTAATAGAGTAAAAGAAGAGTTAAGATTAAAGGTAGCTCAATTGGCTATTTTAGGAGCGGAAAAGATTCTTCGTCGTGAAATTAATTCCGAGAATCATACTGACATCTTAAATACTCTCAAACAGGAGCTGTAA
- the atpB gene encoding F0F1 ATP synthase subunit A: MTSNEYIGHHLINYSIPERLQTALFDFSYINIDSLFFAVILGVLACVILRLVAKRVTPGVPGRFQALIELLYEFVDSSCKEMVHNPVSRRLVAPLGLTLFVWIFFMNFMDLLPVDLLPWAWQHLLHDEHAALRVVATADLNTTMALSISVLVLCFYYNIKIKGLKVWWHELVSVPFGSNILFALPNLFMNIIEYVSKTLSHGMRLWGNMYAGEIVFMVIALLGGAWTSSNMLSSSLLLLLQIILGSAWAIFHILIITLQAYLFMVLAFVYIGQAHDSH, encoded by the coding sequence ATGACTTCTAATGAATATATTGGACATCATTTGATTAATTATAGTATTCCTGAGAGGCTCCAAACAGCCTTATTTGATTTTTCGTATATTAATATTGACAGTCTTTTCTTTGCAGTTATTTTGGGGGTGTTGGCGTGTGTTATATTACGACTTGTAGCCAAAAGAGTGACCCCGGGGGTTCCTGGGCGATTCCAGGCACTAATTGAGCTTTTGTATGAATTTGTGGATAGTAGCTGTAAAGAGATGGTACATAATCCAGTGTCTAGAAGATTAGTGGCTCCGTTGGGATTGACACTCTTTGTCTGGATTTTCTTTATGAATTTTATGGATTTATTGCCAGTAGACTTGTTACCTTGGGCATGGCAACATTTGTTGCATGATGAACATGCAGCTCTAAGAGTTGTTGCTACTGCTGATTTAAATACTACAATGGCACTTTCTATATCTGTTTTAGTGTTATGTTTTTATTACAATATTAAAATAAAAGGATTGAAAGTTTGGTGGCACGAATTAGTTTCAGTTCCGTTTGGTAGCAATATTCTGTTTGCATTACCGAATTTGTTTATGAATATTATCGAATATGTATCCAAAACGTTATCTCATGGTATGCGATTATGGGGTAATATGTACGCTGGTGAAATTGTGTTTATGGTTATTGCACTACTTGGTGGTGCGTGGACATCAAGTAATATGTTGAGTAGTTCCTTATTATTGTTATTGCAAATAATATTAGGTTCTGCTTGGGCGATTTTTCATATTTTGATTATTACTTTGCAGGCTTATTTGTTCATGGTGCTAGCTTTTGTTTATATAGGGCAAGCGCATGATTCCCATTAG
- a CDS encoding F0F1 ATP synthase subunit alpha, with the protein MQLNPAEISEIIKERIKNFSLGEEVRTRGTVISVTDGIVRIHGLSDVMLGEMIEFPGHTYGLAMNLERDFVGAVILGEYNHITEGDEVVCTGRIFEVPVGRELVGRVVNALGQPIDGKGSINSKESAPIEKIAPGVIQRKSVDQPLQTGLKAVDSMVPIGRGQRELIIGDRQTGKTTVALDTIVNQKGTGVICIYVAIGQKASSIANVVRKLEEQGALAHTIVVAASAAESAALQYIAPYSGCTMGEYFRDIGEDALIVYDDLSKQAVAYRQISLLLRRPPGREAYPGDIFYLHSRLLERAARINAQEVEKLTGGKVTGKTGSLTALPIIETQAGDVSAFVPTNVISITDGQIFLETDLFNSGIRPAINAGISVSRVGGAAQTKVIKKLGGGIRLALAQYRELAAFSQFASDLDEATRKQLQHGEVVTELMKQKQFSTLSVGEMAVTLWSINGHAYDDVRVVDALRFEKEFLEFVKTSHPQVVQDIDKTGVMSEQTEQVLSKAMESFKKSFA; encoded by the coding sequence ATGCAGCTAAATCCTGCTGAGATAAGCGAAATAATTAAGGAAAGAATTAAAAATTTTTCTTTGGGTGAGGAAGTACGTACCCGTGGAACAGTTATTTCTGTAACTGATGGTATCGTTAGGATTCATGGATTATCAGATGTTATGCTAGGAGAAATGATTGAGTTTCCAGGGCATACTTATGGTCTGGCCATGAACTTAGAGAGAGATTTTGTTGGTGCAGTTATCTTGGGAGAGTATAATCACATTACAGAAGGTGATGAGGTTGTCTGTACCGGTCGTATTTTTGAAGTTCCAGTTGGACGTGAATTGGTTGGTCGTGTTGTGAATGCTTTAGGACAACCGATTGATGGTAAAGGATCTATTAATAGTAAAGAGTCAGCACCAATTGAAAAGATTGCACCGGGTGTGATTCAGCGAAAGTCAGTTGATCAACCATTACAAACTGGTTTGAAGGCTGTGGATTCAATGGTGCCTATTGGTCGTGGGCAAAGAGAATTAATTATTGGTGATCGTCAGACAGGTAAGACTACTGTCGCTCTGGATACGATTGTTAATCAAAAAGGTACGGGAGTTATTTGTATCTATGTGGCAATTGGGCAGAAAGCTTCTTCGATTGCTAATGTTGTTAGGAAATTGGAAGAGCAGGGTGCTTTGGCGCACACAATTGTAGTTGCTGCGTCTGCAGCAGAATCTGCTGCGTTGCAATACATTGCACCTTATTCGGGTTGTACAATGGGGGAGTATTTTAGGGATATTGGTGAAGATGCATTGATAGTTTATGATGATTTATCAAAACAGGCGGTAGCTTACCGTCAAATTTCGTTACTGCTTCGTCGTCCTCCTGGTCGTGAGGCTTATCCTGGTGATATTTTTTATTTACATTCAAGATTGTTAGAGCGTGCCGCTAGAATTAATGCACAGGAAGTTGAAAAATTAACTGGTGGGAAAGTGACAGGGAAAACTGGATCCTTGACTGCCTTACCGATTATTGAAACTCAAGCAGGTGATGTATCGGCTTTTGTTCCTACTAATGTTATTTCTATTACTGACGGACAAATATTCTTAGAAACAGATTTGTTTAACTCAGGAATTCGTCCAGCGATTAATGCAGGTATCTCAGTATCTCGTGTCGGTGGTGCTGCCCAAACTAAGGTGATCAAAAAATTAGGCGGTGGTATTCGTTTAGCTTTGGCTCAATATCGTGAGTTGGCTGCATTTTCTCAATTTGCATCAGATTTAGATGAGGCAACACGTAAACAATTACAACATGGTGAAGTGGTAACCGAACTGATGAAACAGAAGCAGTTCAGTACATTGAGTGTTGGTGAGATGGCGGTGACGCTTTGGTCTATCAATGGTCATGCTTATGATGATGTGCGCGTTGTAGATGCATTGAGATTTGAAAAAGAATTTTTAGAATTTGTCAAAACTTCTCATCCTCAAGTAGTCCAAGATATAGATAAGACTGGGGTAATGAGTGAGCAGACGGAGCAGGTTCTGTCTAAAGCAATGGAATCGTTTAAAAAATCTTTTGCATGA
- the atpE gene encoding F0F1 ATP synthase subunit C, with translation MSGIGGLIAIACGLMIGIPAMGASIGIGLLGAKYMEASGRQPELMNSLLTKFFIIMGMIDAAFIISLGVSFLYYLKV, from the coding sequence ATGTCAGGTATAGGTGGATTGATTGCGATTGCTTGTGGTTTGATGATTGGTATTCCAGCCATGGGTGCTTCAATTGGTATTGGTTTATTGGGCGCTAAGTACATGGAAGCTTCAGGTCGTCAGCCAGAGTTAATGAATTCTTTATTAACTAAGTTTTTCATTATTATGGGTATGATTGATGCTGCGTTCATTATTAGTTTAGGCGTTTCTTTTCTCTACTATTTGAAGGTTTAA
- the rsmG gene encoding 16S rRNA (guanine(527)-N(7))-methyltransferase RsmG: MHESIHLSDLREGLSELQVFLPEEVESKLLQYIDLLYKWNKTYNLTALRNKFQMLTHHIFDSLSILNELDNIDSLMDVGSGGGLPGIPIAITKPDLKVVLVDSNSKKTTFLSQVVIELALSNVEVKQSRIEVLQGMKFDMLVSRAFSELSDFVNMTKQLLSDEGCWLAMKGTYPYEELSKLPDWIVVDWIKPISVPQINAERHIVKMLFNKD, from the coding sequence ATGCATGAATCGATTCATTTATCAGATTTACGGGAAGGGTTGAGTGAGTTACAGGTTTTTTTGCCTGAGGAGGTGGAGTCAAAATTATTGCAATATATTGATTTATTATATAAATGGAATAAGACTTATAATTTAACAGCATTGCGAAATAAGTTTCAAATGCTAACCCACCATATATTTGATAGTTTAAGTATTTTGAATGAGCTCGATAATATTGACTCTTTAATGGACGTTGGTTCTGGAGGAGGTTTGCCTGGAATTCCAATTGCAATTACTAAACCTGACTTGAAAGTTGTATTGGTTGATTCTAATAGCAAAAAAACTACTTTTTTGTCGCAGGTAGTTATTGAATTGGCATTATCTAATGTTGAAGTAAAGCAAAGTAGAATAGAAGTTTTACAAGGTATGAAGTTTGATATGTTGGTTAGTAGAGCATTTTCAGAGTTAAGTGATTTTGTTAATATGACAAAGCAACTATTATCTGATGAAGGTTGCTGGTTAGCTATGAAAGGAACTTATCCCTATGAGGAACTTTCAAAATTACCCGATTGGATAGTAGTAGATTGGATTAAGCCGATTAGTGTACCTCAAATTAATGCAGAAAGGCATATTGTTAAGATGTTGTTTAATAAGGATTAA